In Mangrovivirga cuniculi, the following proteins share a genomic window:
- a CDS encoding cellulase family glycosylhydrolase gives MKSIIFLFLLIPNLICGQNFLHTSGKKIIDKNGDKIILRGIGLGGYMLQEGYMLKVPFSGQQYVFRNHVEELIGEEATKEFYTRWLSNHVQKADIDSLKKWGFNSVRLPMHYNLYTLPLEDEPVKGKNTWRETGFTLTDSLLSWCADNEIYLILDMHAAPGGQGHDLNISDRDPSKPSLWESEANQKKLIALWGELAKRYKDNPWIGGYDLINEPNWRFSETGHKHGIDEKNNAPIRKLMIEITEVIRQVDQNHIIFIEGNGWGNNYTGILPPWDKNMVVSFHKYWNYNRTKDIEAFLEIRDQYNVPVWLGESGENSNVWFRDAIKLMEENQIGWCWWPLKKLGSNNPLEIKMNSGYREIIEYWKGEREKPGGDKATEAFIQLAENTKIENNIVHYDVLDAMFRQVNTDSAIAFSDHLGEVNKILAVDYDLGPIGKAYYDEDYANYHVSTGGERQPWNKSRFYRNDGVDIFKTNSGQFFVGDFVKDEWLLYSIEKEKNQNYDLSLILRSPETKSVVDVYINNQLIKKINIEKSDNFQSYIIGSLELKEGLNKLKIYVNEGDLDFKEMKFKSSKQ, from the coding sequence ATGAAAAGTATAATATTTTTATTCCTGCTTATTCCAAACCTGATCTGCGGACAGAATTTTTTACATACGAGTGGTAAAAAAATCATTGATAAAAACGGTGATAAAATTATACTCAGAGGAATCGGCCTGGGTGGATATATGCTTCAGGAAGGTTACATGTTAAAAGTTCCTTTTTCAGGTCAGCAGTATGTTTTTAGAAATCATGTGGAAGAATTGATCGGGGAGGAGGCAACTAAAGAATTTTATACAAGGTGGTTATCTAATCATGTACAAAAAGCAGATATTGATTCACTAAAAAAATGGGGTTTTAATTCTGTTAGGCTACCTATGCATTATAACCTCTATACATTGCCTTTAGAAGATGAGCCGGTCAAAGGTAAAAATACCTGGAGGGAAACTGGGTTTACATTGACAGATTCACTTTTAAGCTGGTGTGCGGATAACGAAATTTATCTCATTTTAGATATGCACGCTGCACCTGGTGGACAGGGACATGATCTGAATATATCAGACAGAGACCCTTCAAAACCGTCGTTATGGGAAAGTGAAGCCAATCAGAAAAAACTGATCGCTTTATGGGGAGAGTTGGCAAAAAGATATAAAGATAACCCATGGATAGGAGGATATGACCTGATTAACGAACCCAACTGGCGTTTTAGCGAAACGGGACATAAGCACGGGATAGATGAGAAAAATAATGCTCCAATTAGAAAACTTATGATTGAGATCACTGAAGTAATCAGACAGGTAGATCAAAATCATATAATCTTTATTGAAGGGAATGGATGGGGAAATAACTATACCGGTATTCTTCCTCCCTGGGATAAAAATATGGTTGTAAGTTTTCACAAATACTGGAATTATAATCGTACAAAGGACATTGAGGCTTTCTTAGAAATTAGAGATCAGTATAATGTTCCTGTTTGGTTAGGAGAATCAGGAGAGAACTCTAATGTCTGGTTTCGCGATGCGATTAAACTAATGGAAGAAAACCAGATTGGGTGGTGCTGGTGGCCATTGAAGAAGTTGGGTAGTAATAATCCACTTGAAATTAAGATGAATTCTGGTTACCGGGAAATAATAGAATACTGGAAAGGAGAAAGAGAAAAACCTGGCGGGGATAAAGCGACTGAAGCTTTCATTCAGTTAGCTGAAAATACAAAAATTGAAAATAATATTGTTCATTACGATGTGCTTGATGCAATGTTCAGACAGGTAAATACAGATAGTGCGATTGCTTTTTCCGATCACCTGGGAGAGGTAAATAAAATATTGGCCGTTGATTATGACCTGGGGCCAATAGGAAAAGCATATTACGATGAAGATTATGCCAATTATCATGTTTCCACTGGTGGTGAGCGTCAACCATGGAATAAAAGCAGATTTTATAGAAATGATGGAGTAGACATATTTAAAACCAATAGCGGACAATTTTTTGTTGGTGATTTTGTGAAAGATGAATGGCTTTTATATTCCATTGAAAAAGAGAAAAATCAGAATTATGATTTAAGTCTGATTTTAAGATCTCCGGAAACCAAATCTGTGGTTGATGTTTATATTAATAATCAATTGATTAAAAAGATAAATATTGAGAAATCAGATAATTTTCAATCTTATATTATTGGTTCTTTAGAACTTAAGGAAGGGCTGAATAAATTGAAAATATATGTTAATGAAGGTGATTTAGATTTTAAAGAAATGAAATTCAAATCATCAAAGCAATGA
- a CDS encoding DUF502 domain-containing protein — MKIVKKTTRKVLLGGVLFLIPLTVIIIILGKTVGLITPLAKWFTSITGIDSMFGAAIAATISLILVIFIISYVAGYLIKIGLLKSWGSGTESFLLRVFPFLQIIKFRFISEDDTIKEPWQAILLREDNFYRIAFITDDSDQNYYSVFVPDAPRMDAGELRFFKKKGFELHPISMKNALDGLSTYGKKMPDIKITHDK, encoded by the coding sequence ATGAAGATCGTAAAGAAAACAACCAGAAAAGTACTCCTTGGTGGAGTACTTTTTCTTATTCCATTAACTGTTATCATCATAATTTTAGGTAAAACAGTAGGCCTAATTACTCCTTTGGCAAAATGGTTTACTTCTATCACAGGTATTGACTCCATGTTTGGCGCTGCAATTGCAGCAACTATATCCTTAATTCTCGTCATTTTTATCATTTCTTATGTAGCCGGCTATCTAATAAAGATAGGCTTATTAAAAAGCTGGGGTTCTGGTACCGAAAGCTTCTTATTAAGAGTATTCCCCTTTCTGCAAATTATCAAATTTAGATTTATTTCTGAAGACGATACAATTAAAGAACCCTGGCAAGCAATTTTATTAAGAGAAGATAACTTTTATCGGATCGCGTTTATTACTGATGATTCAGATCAAAATTACTATTCAGTCTTTGTTCCGGACGCTCCGAGGATGGATGCGGGTGAACTCAGGTTTTTTAAAAAAAAAGGTTTTGAACTCCATCCAATATCCATGAAAAATGCTTTAGACGGACTTAGTACCTATGGGAAAAAGATGCCGGATATTAAAATCACACATGATAAATAA